TTTTGATGTTGGAATGCAAGTAaagcttctcctctccctcctcctctcacagaCCCTCATCACAGAGACCTGTACGTGAACAGCAGTGATTATTTGGCTCTTCTGAACAGCGAAAGAGCCAATCCAAATGCAACAGGTGAGCACGTTAGCTTAATAACAAAAGCAAAACCTCTTAAAAGCTCTAAAAAGTGCAAACATCAGTATTGTGCTGAGCTGTAGTTGCTCGTGTGTAGCTTAGTGTGGCCACTTTCACACCTCAATTTCAGAGTGGAAGAAAAACTTCCTCAAGATCAAGAAACTGGTGTTGATAGGTGGTCCTGATGACGGCGTGATAACGCCCTGGCAGTCAAGGTGAGGCCACCTTCCGCTCTCCTCACGCACATGTTGACGTCACAAGATTCTTTCTTATTGGGACCCCACAGTTTTATAACAGTATACAGTAAAGCTGAGAATCAGAACAGAGGTcattgtgtgtgcacgtgcgcgtgcttGTGGTTGTAATATCGGTGAACTGGAGACACTGCCGTGCACCAGAGGGAACGATATTATtatgctcttcttcttctatcATGAAACACTTGTGACAGTTTGTTGCTGGGACTCATCACCCGACTTGTGATGCTCACGTGAcgtttcctcttcttcttgtgaCTTTAGCCAGTTTGGGTTTTATGACAACAACGAGACCGTCATAGAGATGCAGGAACAAGACGTAAGTTGACCTTAAAAGAACGACATTTACAACACATTTGCGTTGTGATCACAGCATGTTGCTTCTATGAGGAAGCAGACGATTAATTCGAAGCAGTCAGATAAGCAAACAGAGAACTGAAACTGTGTCACTAGATCATCAATCTAGCATCAATTCTAGCTTAAAGTAACAGTGAAGCATGTAAAAAAGTTtaaatcttcttcttctttgtgtctTAGTTGTTTTTGAGAGATGTTTTCGGTTTGAAGACGCTGGCGGCTCGTGGGGATCTAATCATCTGTTCTGTTCCTGGGGTCCAGCACGTGTTCTGGCACTCGAATGAGACAGTGTTTCACACGTGCATGGAGAAGTGGCTGGAATAAAATGAGCTCTTTtatagcacacacacagattcaccCTGCCTGGTGTAAAGGGTGGAAACCTCTTCAGGACGTGCTGTCATTTTCAAAATTGGGAGctcagcttttattttcattgttctttctgtttttgtagATCAGAGAATATTTTTTGTTTGAAGAGTTGTGTACTTTTTTATGATACAGCAACACCCACTTTTCTGACAGTTAGCATAAAGATGCTCCCGAGGAATGCTAACTAGTTGCTCTGTTTTCATCAGCACCTTATACTTTCTTAAGCAATTTAACGTCTGAATACAACCATTAAGCAAAGATATGGATTTCTTTAGATGTCCCAAGGAATTCGCTGACAGACCCCTGCAGTGATGAGAAAAATTGGATGATAAATGTTCACTCTGAGTTTTGTACAGTTTGTGTACATTAAGCGTATGGATGGATTacgagaggtcagaggtcagatatTGCGGTAATATAAATAGACTCCCAGCTCCTTTCCTCTTAAATGTTTTCTTAAATGTGCGCTTCACCAACTAGGCCACATCTATTACATACAAATTGGCCGTATCCTCcttgaattattatttttgaaTAAGAAATATATGGATTTGAATTCAGACCCCAACAACAGTGAGAATAGCGTTTCCATTATTGTGCTTATTAGTTCTCCTGGACGTATCAAACAACACAACAGTGCCTGAGTGTCGCCCTGCAGACTCGCTGCCCTGCGCCTCCTATGAAGCAGTTATTTATCTTTTACTCTACCATTTATATCTGCAtgatcatgtttgtgttttgtctctgttttaTGATCATAAATATTACCCTCCTGATCATTATTACGCAGGGCTTTAAAGCTGTCATAGATTAGGCCTTAATTCTTCCCAACATGCCTCAGTGTTTCACCTCCCATACCGAAGTGCTTTGTTCTACCGTCATTGGTGTTGATGTGGGAGGAACGGAGGAAGCGTGCACAGCTGATTGTTAGCGTTCGCCAGCTCTTCGGGCCATGATGTGCCGTTTTTACCTCCCTTGTGCTTAGATATACGGGGCATTGGTGGCCCTGCTTGTTTCAACCCGTCATCACACAGCTGTTTTTGCAAGAATAGCTCAAGTAATTAAGGCAGTTCTCTACAACACTTAATTAGTGTTGTCATTAAACAGACTctcatttaaattacatttgtgctGGTTGCCCTTTCATGAGGTGAAAAGGTtatatttcctgtgttttcatgGTTGTCTGCTATTTATAGTATATTtcttaaaagaaacaaaggaatTGTCATGAAACAAGACATAAATAACAAGGGAATCcgtttttaaagtaaaatatcAATTGCACAGTGCGTAACCAGAGATGATGTCGACAATGGAATGATTTTAACTTAAAAATTAGAGGCATTACTTTAATACTGATGCattgtattttttatatttttcagtttaaattaaTTTCTCTAATTGCATAGTATTGGGATTTAAGGGATTTCATCTGTGTTGAGATTGTCGagagttatttttaaagtttgtatTATCATTAAATGAAGGAACATTGTGGGATTTTTCCCTAGATCGTTTTAAAACCAAATCTTCTACTCAGAAAATGTCTAAAGTATTATAAATGCCACTGAAATATGTGTTGGGTATAGTCAATTTctcaataaaatacatttttgaccTTCTTATTTATTCTACTGTCCTTTTATTTGCgggaaaataaaatctaataacATTTTCTAAATAGAATTTTTGCCTGATATGGTTTCAAGTCATTTTCTTTCTACAAAGTATTTCATAGATATCATAGAGTGAAGTTTATTGTTTGGTTCTTACGTTTACTAAATCAGATTAGCTAAATAATGTTACATCAGACTCCAATTCCCTACATCACTTGCGCAGCGGAAATGACGTCCCACGTTACCGGATATCTGCAAGCGGCGCCCCGAAAAAGCCCTTTTCCGTCTCTGAGAAGTGTGGTACAGAACGGCAGACAGCAGTGAGTGAAAAAAAGGCATATTTGTCCATCCAAAATGTGTTGAAATACAATATTCTTGGAGAAATGTTGTCGCGAAGACTTCCCTTGTACTATGATTGCTAGAAACATGTCCCCTCTTGACCATAATGTTTCGCTAGTTGGGTGTATTCTGTCGTTACGAGCACAAGTTAACATGTCGCTAGCTTGCTAACGCATGTGGATGCGGCGTGTCGATTAGCCACGTACTTCGAGCGCCCAATCCATTTAAAACTTGACAAAATTGAGCTTACGTTCTCATTATTTAGTTTTAGTTTAACTCAATGGAATATGTTATCCCCAATAGTTACACTCTCTTCCGTCCGCATTTGTCATTTGGGCTTCGCTGTTGCTAACGGTGGCTAATGCTACGTGCAGTGGAGCAGGCTTTACGTCGGGCCTGCTGTGTAACTGCGCTTCTGTTTTCTATTCCTCTGGCTCAGTTCAGTGGCTCATTCGATATGCTTTTATTTCAATTCCCAGTGACTGACTGGGACAATACCACGGCCGTGGCTGAGACCCCTGAGATTAAGCTCTTTGGCAAATGGAGCACCGATGATGTCCAGATTAATGACATCTCCCTGCAGGTGAGCAGCTAACGAGAAGGACTTTTCTGCAGGCGTGAGGCAAGAGTCACTCCTGGACATTACTCTGTTGGCCCGGTGTGCTATAGACCTCGCAGAGAAAATGTCTTTGCTTATTCGTTGACTGGATCCTGCCGTAGTCCCGTCAACCACCAGCTCAGATACACTAAGTTTTTAAACTTATAATGtgctgaaaagctgcttttgtttttgcaagGACGCCCAATAAGTTATCCACGTTCTCTACAGGATTACATTGCTGTGAAGGAGAAATACGCCAAGTACCTGCCACACTCTGCAGGACGTTATGCTGCCAAACGCTTCCGCAAGGCCCAGTGTCCCATCGTGGAGCGTCTGACCAACTCCATGATGATGCACGGCCGCAACAACGGCAAGAAACTGATGACTGTACGCATTGTCAAGCACGCCTTCGAGATCATCCATCTGCTGACTGGAGAGGTGGGTTCCTGCTCCCAAATCGCTTCCAATAGGGGATTGAACCGCTGGtggttctagagaaggttgaaATTGGTGGGTTTGTTCTTCTGTTGATGGCATCATGAATATTGAAGCACTTTTTGAGCATGACTGCATCACATTGATGCACTACATGTCCTAGATCTTTTGTGGTTGGGGGGGCTTTATGTGGAATTTCCAGGTGTTGTCATGTGATAAATTGCTTTTTGTTACCAGAATCCCCTCCAGGTCTTGGTCAATGCCATCATCAACAGCGGGCCCCGTGAGGATTCCACCCGTATTGGTCGTGCAGGTACGGTCAGGAGGCAGGCTGTGGATGTGTCCCCCCTCCGGAGAGTCAACCAGGTACAACTTTACACGAAGATTTGATTTATATCCATTTATAGGACTTTGGCTCTTGTTAGTGTTAGATCTTTACGTCCCCTACCTGATGTCCCACAGGCTGAAATAATGTCTCATTTCTCTTCAATTCCTCCATCTGTTCTTATCAACACTTGTTTAGTGACGTGTTGGTTTCCATTATTTCAATAAAACCTATTTTAGAGTAAGAAATCTGTCCCGTGCACCACTCGAGCTCCACAGAATCTTTCACAATAATGGTGTCATTTACATTTCTGCATATAAAATGTACTTTAGTTTTCTGAATGATTCATGGCCTGAAACCAGTGACGAGCAGCGTGCAGCATTATGGGCTGCCAGATCGAGTGGATCATATATGTAAAACTCAGGTTTTTACTGCTGTCTGCCAAGCGAGGCTAGAGTCACGCCTGGACACGCTCCATTGTCCTGGTGTGCTAGAGCGCTCGCAGAGGAAACCTCTTTGCTTATTCATTGGCTGTAGTCTGTTGTGGCCCAGTCAACCACCAGCTCAGAAACACTTTAGATAGGGAGGGGGTCCCCTTGTACTTGCCTTGACCCAACCCTCTGGCTTCTTTAGGCCATCTGGCTGCTGTGCACAGGAGCACGAGAAGCTGCGTTCAGGAACATCAAGACGATTGCAGAGTGTCTGGCCGATGAGCTGATCAATGCAGCCAAGGTGAGCGTCAGACCCCCCAGGTATTCCTGCTGCTCCGTGCGCTCCGACCACATCTAAGTGTTCtgggttttttcctgcagggctCATCTAACTCTTACGCGATCAAGAAGAAGGACGAGTTGGAGAGAGTTGCCAAGTCCAACCGTTAAACGCGTTTGCTTTCTAACAAATAAATTTGGACAATTTCCTTGGATGTAATGTGTACTTTTTTGATGCATCGCACTTGAATTATTGTCCACCAACTCCACACGAGCAGGTTTAATGTTAGGCTTTTATTGGTCAAACCATTTTCTGGTAACCTTGATTCTGGACTCGGGTCCAATAAGGAAACCGCTAAAATCCCCAGAATCCCCAGCGTTCGTTAACAGCACCACAGGTTTCCTCCAACTAAAGGAAAACGACTTCAGTCTCCTCGAAGGCCATAAACTTCAGAGGAGCTTCTACCCAGTGATGGACGCTGTAGATGCGTACGTGTTTAAAAGTCATTTATCTCACTTGTGAAAAGGTTCAAATTTAGCAGTTTGAAACTCAAACCTgtgctataaaaaaaaaaaaaaaaatcagctctaTTTCTATCAAAAAGTGGACAGACTCATCGTGGTGGATTAAACTGGGGGCAGGGCTGGAGGTGTTCATGTTACACTGACGAGTGTTAGAGAgacgtgtgttttctgttgatgaggaggcagagggaggacagaggtgccCCCAGTTTGGAGGCCTCGCTGCAGGCTGTAGGGAGGAAGGTGTAGTCCTGTAGCTTTTGGAGGACCTGCAGACAGGATACACAAGACGTCACTCGTGCAACATGTACACGCAGGCTGCGTTAAAAGATCCGAAGAGTTGATATTTTGgaactgacaaaaacacaactgctgcagctgttggctTATTTTCAGATCCAAGCACGTTATATTAACGTTTCTCAGGTTTGACTTTAATTATGAGCATCTTTCTGCTACTGTTGCGTGGGAATGTCGCCACCTGCTGGGCACCGGTGAGAACACGCGTTCCAGCTGTCCTGGCACTCACCGCGACGCTGTCGGGACATTCCTCCGCGGGTCGGTGGAGCAGGAAGTCCCGACTGGAGGGTCCCTTGATGTAAATGCAGTTTGCTGCCGATTCCTCTGGAACACTCAGCACTTGGTAGTGGTGATCTGTCAGCTGCTCCATCATCTGGAAGGGAAATTGCCATGAAGCGtgctccacccccacccagaGGGCCGTGACAGGGACGTCCAGGAGAGGCTGCTGCCTGTTCACACGGCTGATTCATGAGACAGATGAGGTCAACACACAACTCACCCGCAGTGTTTTCTTggctccgctgctgctgctgatgatgatggtgccTGGACCTCCCATGGAGCAGATGTTTTTCAGGCGGGCTCCCCCGCACACGGGCACCGTGGACACGGTGAAGTCCTGCATGGATCAAGGTGGAAGCCTTGGATGAATCACATCCGGGAGACGGACAAACCTGCTCTGGACGTGTGAACTCTAGTGACACCGGTTCCACCTGAAGGTGGACGCCCACACATGTCTGGAGATCTTGGTTCAGACTCACAAATGTTAAAGATGTTTTGGGTTTCTTATTGCTTTACTCCTATTGGTTAATCATTCCAGCCGTTTAAACTTTAGACTAAGAGTTCAGCATTTTAGGACTTTCTAGGGCTCGTAAGGTCACAGTGCATCAACACACAAGTataagtgcacgtgcacgtgcacgtgggcaTTTAAAGAAACACTAAATATTGAGCTGAATGATTGGAAAGCATTTTGAAACACGAtacacaggaagtgagtgaaCACTGCCTCTTTCATCTCACACATGGCCCAGCCCCCACTAATTCATACCAGAcgggcgtgcacacacacacacgcacacacacactgtgtgtgagTTCACACAGCAAAAAGCACTTAGGAGAAGTGGAAAAATCCATGTTCATCATGGATGGATTGGAACGGATTCATGGAACAAAGCTGAGCAGCACCTGCCGTCGTTCACAGCCCCGTTGGTTTCTGTGCTTGACCTAATTACAGCTCTTCAAGCAgatgttgggttagggttagggttagggttaaccctaaccctaaccctaaccctttctctctgtctcatccCAGAACTGAACCCCCCCAGGCTGAATCTCACCCTGAAAGTGTCCGCCAGCACTTCGGCCCCTCTGCGGTTGGTGTGAGAGGAAATGCCGACGAAGAATTCTCTCCCGGTGAAGAGGATGTCGCTGCCCTCCAGGGTGGCCCCTCCAGAGCTGGCGTCCATCTCCACCACTGTCAGCTTCAGCTCCGACACCACCCTCTTCACCGCctccacctggggggggggacacaatcAGCCCATCAAATACATCTGCTGCGTCTGAAGGCTCCAGACAGTCGCCTCAGAAAGACCCTTGATTTGCTCTTTAAaggttcctccttcctccagaagAAATGAAACCAGATTACAAGAGTCAAAGTATTAAACCTAAATACCCTCAGTAGCttatgagggttagggtcaggttaggtaCAGGTTAGGGTTCCgttagggttaagttagggtcaggttaggtaCAGGTTAGGTACAGGTTAGGGTTccgttagggtcaggttaggtaCAGGTTAGGTACAGGTTAGGATTccgttagggtcaggttaggtaCAGGTTAGGTACAGGTTAGGTACAGGTTAGGATTCCGTTAGGGTTCCGTTAGGGTTccgttagggtcaggttagggttccGTTAGGTACAGGTTAGGGTTccgttagggtcaggttagggtcaggttagggttccgttagggttaagttagggtcaggttagggtcagggttcttTCCACAGGGCTCAAATGAACTGGTAACTGATGCAGACTAAAATATTTGGAGTAGAGAACAGaggagtgcgtgtgtgtgtgtgcgtgtgtgtgtgtgcgtgcgtgcgtgtgcgtgtgtgtgttacttcGCTGCGCCGCTGCTCTCTGAAGGGCCTGGTGATGAGAGCGGTGCCACCTTGGATGACCGCCAGGTCTTCgatcctccagctctctggcaGCTCGGGGTCGGGGGGGATCTCAATCAGCTGCAGACCCACCTTCTGCCTCAGGGCACCTGCCAGGCAGCCGAACTGCCGCTGAGCTTTGGCCAGGTCTACTGACACCTCTCCATTCTCATGGCCGTCTCCTGCCACTTTCCCAAAGGTCTCTGGGATGCCACGAACCACAGCATGTGTGAAGCTACCATAGGGGCACATGTTTGCCATGACGTCGCTAATCCGACCGGCTGGACGGTGACTTGGCTGGAAGAGTCGCTGGGCTGGGAGCAGGCAATCAAACTACAGACGCGTGCCCCGAACACTAaacaaagatgatgaagatgttggggaggaagctggagagcGTCTTCATCACTTCAGCTGCACAGGCCCAACTGGAAAGTGAAGGAACCCAGCATGAATGAGGGAAGACAGATGAAGAacacttagggttagggttagggtgcagAAATGGTGGATTTGTGCACTGTCTAAGGTCAACTGTCCCTTTTATCATCTTCTCTGAACATCACAGAGTCAGGCTGTGGTTCCGTGCTGAATATTTCCTAAATGTGCTGCATGACTTATGCAACAAGTGCTGACCTTTCATTGGGTCTGGTCATAAGACCAGAAAGCTTTCCCACTTTCTGTGCCATTACTCAACATCTGTGTCTTTCAGTTCCATTTAAAGCTTATTGTTCCAGTGTTGGAACACAGAACTTTACTGGTGTTCTAACTAAGAACTGGATTataaacaggagaaaacacgctgcttgctgctgcaggagtgcACCGCCCAACACTTCTCCGCTCCTTCCAAAATACTTGTTGGGATGTTGCACGTTTAAACGACCCTCGTCGTGGATAAATAGTTTTAAACAACACACGAGCACCTTTATCTGCTCACCGCTTCTTTATCTTCTCAGATCGGTTCTCTGTTTGTCCTAAATTCCAGCCAGACGTGTTCCCGTTAGTTCCCGTTAGTTCCCGTGATCCACCCGCTCCCTTTTCTCTGCCTTCTTCTGCTAAACAATCTGTGAGTCAAGCTGGCGACAGTAGTCGCGCCCGTTTCCGGTTGTTTCCGAACCTCCCACTGTTAAAGCTCCTGTGAGATGTTTTTCTACCCATCGAATCTGACCCGAAGTGCTTAAGAGACCCGAGACAGTGTTAAGGCGACACTATTCGAGGGTATAAAGATTTACAAACCATTAACTGAGCAGCAGCCCGTGCTCTTATTTTACCAGTCATCTACACAATTTCCGGTTCTTGTATGTAATTGACTTGACGGGCCCATAAACCCCCCACACCCCCGTCATCAGCGTTGGTCTGAATGTCCACAGCTTCTGCTGTATTATCTGTCATTTTCAGTGCTATTATCAGAACCAAAGCCTCTCCAGCAGTTACAGAAGGTTTGTGCAGAAATCTCTTAATTATCAAGTTCTTTCTCAAATAAAAAGTCGATGAAAATCttcaacacaaaagcaaagggTTCAAATCAAAACACATCAGTTAACTTGAGCTCTTCACATCTGATCAGATCACCAGTGGAGattgtctcctgtctgtctgcacactTTAAACCCAAACTGGGTTCTTTTGTTCCCTCAACCCAAATAAATGAAGCCTGGAGCCTTTTCACAGGATTAAGGGCTTATATGAAAATGAATCCTGCGGGCAGGTCACAGCTTCAGTGTTGGAACCACCACGTCACCTAAACTGGTCACCGTCCTTGGCTATGTCTCgtagtggaggagaggaaaggatgtGTTACATCATCAGGTTCAGGTCCAATTATTCCCACAGACCTTCTGAGAACCAATGCTGCTCGTTTGCCAGCATCAAAACCTGCTCGTTTTTCTATAATATGTGGGTCAGATGTCTGGAAGACGGAGTAAAGACGCTTCTTTAGCAGATGCTAAAATAGAAACCAGAGTTCACTTTTAAAGAATATCCAGGCCAACCTTGATAATTGCAGGTCCTTCATAGCTGAGATAATAAACACGTGTTTAGTGCTGGTTGTTTTGAGGCAACCGTGACCTCGTTTCCACATTCACAACGTTGCATTTCTGTgcacaaaagagggaaaaacctCGGAGTGACGCCATGAGGGAGGGATGTGCAGAGGGATCAGGGCCCAGACAGGATTAAAGAACACCATCTGTCACCGAGAAGCTTCAGGCAAACCCAAACAAAGCATTACAGCACCATTTACAACACTTTAACATGAACATTTCTGGAGCCTCAAATGTGGATACGAGAATAATGTGTCATGATTCCATCTGTTTCATGTCAGCATCAATTAAAAGGAGAGAAACAGACACTCGAGTCAGGTCTTTGctatattttattatattatattattatattatcacCAAAAGAATTTGGTTAAAATTTTGTTCAACGCTTCAAAGAGATTAAAACAACTTTTCCCCTGAGTTTGTGGTCCATCTTATCATTTATGGGGTAGTAAACAGCCTGTTGGGCGTGAGCGTCACAAGACCGCCATCAGCAGAATCCTCACGTCTCCCGTGACTCCCTGATAGATAACTCAGTTAAAATGGCTCCAGCAGAACATGGCTCCATGTTcagcaccctaaccctgaccctaaccctctaaccctaaccctgaccctaatcctctaacactgaccctaaccctaaccctaaccctgaccctaaccctaaccctgaccctaaccctctaacactaaccctaaccctgaccctaaccctaaccctgaccctaaccctctaacactaaccctctaaccctaaccctgaccctgaccctaaccctctaaccctgaccctaaccctaaccctgaccctaaccctctaacactaaccctaaccctgaccctaaccctaaccctctaacactaaccctctaaccctaaccctaaccctaaccctgaccctaaccctctaacactaaccctaaccctgaccctaaccctaaccctgaccctaaccctaaccctgaccctaaccctgaccctaaccctctaaccctgaccctgaccctaaccctaaccctgaccctaaccctctaaccctgaccctgaccctaaccctaaccctgaccctaaccctctaaccctaaccctaaccctgaccctaaccctctaacactaaccctaaccctgaccctaaccctaaccctctaacactaaccctaaccctctaaccctaaccctaaccctaaccctgaccctctaacactaaccctaaccctaaccctgaccctaaccctaaccctgaccctaaccctctaacactaaccctaaccctgaccctaaccctctaaccctaaccctaaacctaaccctaaacctaaacctaaccctgaccctaaccctctaaccctaaccctctaaccctaaccctaaccctctaaccctaaccctaaccctaaccctaaccctaactctctaaccctgaccctaaccctaaccctctaaccctaaccctgaccctaaccctctaaccctaaccctaaccctaaacctaaccctaaacctaaacctaaccctgaccctaaccctctaaccctaaccctctaaccctaaccctaaccctctaaccctaaccctaaccctaaccctaaccctaactctctaaccctgaccctaaccctaaccctaaccctaaccctctaacactaaccctaaccctgaccctaaccctctaaccctgaccctaaccctaaccctctaaccctaaccctctaacactaaccctaaccctaaccctgaccctctaaccctaaccctaaccatggaGGGGGACCATGGTGGAGCTGCAACAACGAGCCGTGTGAACAGCACCATACGGACGCCTTGATGCTCCGCCCCTTTTCTCTGCCCGTACTGTGTTGCTCTCATTCTCAGTCCTCTACCTTTTGTTTCTGAAATTGAACATTCTCAATAATTTCGGTCATTTGAACTGATTTGCTTTGAAGTGTCGCTTTACGAGACCAATATGGAAACCTTAATTTGCTGCGTGACCATGTCAGCTGATGAACATTAAGCTCTCCAAATTCAATCAAATGAGGGAGGAGACACTCTGGAAACATGTTCTAAATCAGCTCTTACTGACAAAACCCTGAGAAACGCAGACAAGCGCAGAGGTGGAGAGCTGATAGGCCGTCAGGACTGCTgcaacagcagaaactgatCTGAGGAGGACGCTGAGAGGAGAACAGCAGAAACTGATCTGAGGAGGACGCTgagaggagaacagcaggaactgatctgaggaggaagctgagaggagaacagcaggaaCTGATCTGAGGAGGACGCTgagaggagaacagcaggaaCGTCCTTGGCCAGAGCGCTGGAAGTTGTCATGTCTCATCTTCAgcttgtgatgctgctgctctgctctttacCTTTGGCAGGTATGTTACACACTCTGGAACACAGATATGATACCTTCCCCAGCCCCTAATGTcactactaaccctaaccctaaccctaacctaaccctaacctaaccctaaccctaacactaaccctaacactaacactaacactaaccctaaccctaaccctaaccctaaccctaacactaaccctaaccctaaccctaaccctaacactaaccctaacactaaccctaaccctaacactaacactaaccctaaccctaaccctaaccctaaccctaacactaaccctaaccctaacactaaccctaacactaaccctaaccctaaccctaaccctgattctaaccctaaccctaactctaaccctaaccctaaccctaacactaaccctaaccctaacactaacactaaccctaaccctaaccctaaccctaacccaaccctaaccctaaccctaaccctgaccctaaccctaaccctaaccctgacccaaccctaaccctaaccctaaccctgactctaaccctaaccctaaccctgaccctgaccctaaccctaaccctaaccctgattctaaccctaaccctaaccctaaccctgattctaaccctaaccctgattctaaccctaaccctaaccctgattctaaccctaaccctaaccctaaccctgattctaaccctaaccctaaccctaaccctgattctaaccctaaccctgattctaaccctaaccctaaccctaaccctgattctaaccctaaccctgattctaaccctaaccctaaccctaaccctaaccctaacactatcC
The window above is part of the Takifugu rubripes unplaced genomic scaffold, fTakRub1.2, whole genome shotgun sequence genome. Proteins encoded here:
- the LOC101061501 gene encoding 40S ribosomal protein S5, whose product is MTDWDNTTAVAETPEIKLFGKWSTDDVQINDISLQDYIAVKEKYAKYLPHSAGRYAAKRFRKAQCPIVERLTNSMMMHGRNNGKKLMTVRIVKHAFEIIHLLTGENPLQVLVNAIINSGPREDSTRIGRAGTVRRQAVDVSPLRRVNQAIWLLCTGAREAAFRNIKTIAECLADELINAAKGSSNSYAIKKKDELERVAKSNR
- the LOC115248142 gene encoding N(G),N(G)-dimethylarginine dimethylaminohydrolase 2-like, coding for MANMCPYGSFTHAVVRGIPETFGKVAGDGHENGEVSVDLAKAQRQFGCLAGALRQKVGLQLIEIPPDPELPESWRIEDLAVIQGGTALITRPFREQRRSEVEAVKRVVSELKLTVVEMDASSGGATLEGSDILFTGREFFVGISSHTNRRGAEVLADTFRDFTVSTVPVCGGARLKNICSMGGPGTIIISSSSGAKKTLRMMEQLTDHHYQVLSVPEESAANCIYIKGPSSRDFLLHRPAEECPDSVAVLQKLQDYTFLPTACSEASKLGAPLSSLCLLINRKHTSL